A single Arachnia propionica DNA region contains:
- a CDS encoding cytochrome c biogenesis protein ResB, which translates to MSDDTPRRRGTTDGLDEALDLSPGRFLHAIYALFYNKAFGLVLILLTGLLSLIGVLLPQKPPNIAGNPERQAAWLDKVRGGTGGWTSILDALGFFSMFSSIPFLVVMGLLAVSIIACTTHRIPVIWKAARHPHVRVKPRFFDVAGLRTRFFTSREPDDALDVIVADARRHGLRVICDDKEPGRGAYLDRNAWMPFGTVLAHTAFVVIMAGFVVSSLTGFRDERFALTIGYPREVGHGTGLVAEATGFRDTYYENGTPKDYVADLVLRDGDKTVAQQEVRVNSPLSHAGYMFHQAYFGVAAVMRVTDASGAVVFEGGVPLEWTTQDKVFNYGHVTLPDQTVMYVISPASGQVGRGIAPGQVRVELRRGEKTAPLTSTVIDMGVATSAGDYSFTFQREQQFTGMILRSDPGTGIVWAGFALLVVGTCMTMFFRHQRLWVRVSETEEGTLVQMASPDRRDSGFTRFVTDMVERVSTQLTSATKKGDQR; encoded by the coding sequence ATGAGTGATGACACACCCCGTCGAAGGGGAACCACCGACGGACTGGATGAGGCCCTCGACCTCTCGCCCGGCCGGTTCCTGCACGCGATCTATGCGCTGTTCTACAACAAGGCCTTCGGGCTCGTCCTGATCCTGCTGACCGGGTTGTTGTCGCTCATCGGGGTGCTGCTGCCGCAGAAGCCGCCGAACATCGCGGGCAATCCGGAGCGGCAGGCCGCCTGGCTCGACAAGGTGCGCGGCGGCACCGGAGGGTGGACGTCGATCCTCGACGCCCTCGGTTTCTTCTCGATGTTCTCCTCCATACCCTTCCTGGTTGTGATGGGGCTGCTGGCCGTCTCGATCATCGCCTGCACCACGCACCGGATCCCCGTCATCTGGAAGGCGGCCCGCCACCCCCACGTCCGTGTGAAGCCCAGGTTCTTCGACGTCGCCGGGCTCCGCACCCGGTTCTTCACCTCGCGGGAACCGGACGACGCGCTGGATGTCATCGTCGCCGACGCCCGCCGCCACGGTTTGCGGGTCATCTGCGACGACAAGGAGCCGGGGCGGGGTGCCTACCTGGACCGCAACGCCTGGATGCCGTTCGGCACGGTGTTGGCGCACACGGCGTTCGTCGTCATCATGGCGGGTTTCGTCGTCTCGTCGCTGACCGGGTTCCGCGATGAACGGTTCGCCCTGACCATCGGGTATCCCCGCGAGGTCGGGCACGGTACTGGTCTGGTGGCCGAGGCCACGGGCTTCCGCGACACCTATTACGAAAACGGTACCCCGAAGGATTACGTCGCCGACCTGGTGCTGCGCGACGGCGACAAGACGGTGGCGCAGCAGGAGGTCAGGGTCAACAGCCCACTCAGCCACGCCGGGTACATGTTCCACCAGGCCTACTTCGGGGTCGCGGCGGTGATGCGCGTGACGGACGCGTCCGGGGCTGTGGTCTTCGAGGGCGGGGTGCCACTGGAGTGGACCACGCAGGACAAGGTCTTCAACTATGGGCACGTCACCCTGCCGGATCAAACCGTGATGTACGTGATCAGCCCCGCCTCCGGGCAGGTGGGGAGAGGCATTGCGCCCGGCCAGGTGAGGGTCGAACTACGCCGGGGAGAGAAGACCGCCCCGCTGACCTCGACCGTGATCGACATGGGGGTCGCGACCTCCGCCGGGGACTACTCGTTCACGTTCCAGCGGGAGCAGCAGTTCACGGGGATGATCCTGAGAAGCGATCCCGGGACGGGAATCGTGTGGGCCGGGTTCGCCTTGCTGGTCGTTGGCACCTGCATGACGATGTTCTTCCGCCATCAGCGCCTGTGGGTGCGGGTGAGCGAGACCGAGGAGGGAACCCTGGTACAGATGGCCTCCCCGGACCGGCGTGACTCCGGGTTCACGCGTTTCGTCACGGACATGGTCGAACGCGTCAGCACCCAACTGACCAGCGCCACGAAGAAGGGAGATCAACGATGA
- a CDS encoding cytochrome c biogenesis CcdA family protein, which yields MELTVPVALLAGIVSFASPCFLPIVPVFVGQLVGSGPGRVDRRVALGNSLAFVAGFSIVFIALWASLGLLGRSLGPHAVHARILGGAVLVFMGLHVAGLLRLPVLDRLVRGRLPVAGGTTSVWRAGLMGVVFGAGWTPCIGPVLSGILTLATVSSTVWSGMLLMTAYCLGLGLPIVAVALGSAEVTRRFDWFARHHVAVSLVTGGLLVVVGFLMITNLFASLAGLIPVFGI from the coding sequence ATGGAGCTGACGGTTCCGGTGGCCCTCCTCGCGGGGATCGTGTCCTTCGCATCCCCCTGTTTCCTACCCATCGTTCCGGTCTTCGTCGGTCAACTCGTCGGCTCCGGACCCGGGCGGGTGGACCGGCGCGTCGCGCTCGGGAACTCGCTGGCCTTCGTCGCCGGCTTCTCCATCGTGTTCATCGCCTTGTGGGCGTCGCTGGGGTTGTTGGGCAGATCCCTGGGTCCCCACGCCGTCCACGCCCGGATCCTCGGGGGAGCGGTGCTGGTGTTCATGGGGCTGCACGTCGCCGGGCTCCTGCGGCTTCCCGTGCTCGACAGGCTGGTGAGGGGCCGGCTGCCCGTCGCGGGCGGGACCACGTCCGTGTGGCGCGCGGGACTCATGGGGGTGGTCTTCGGAGCCGGGTGGACGCCCTGCATCGGCCCGGTGCTCAGCGGCATCCTCACCTTGGCCACAGTCAGCTCCACCGTGTGGTCGGGGATGCTCCTGATGACCGCGTATTGCCTTGGTCTCGGCCTGCCCATCGTCGCGGTCGCCCTCGGATCGGCCGAGGTCACGCGGCGTTTCGACTGGTTCGCCAGGCACCACGTGGCGGTGTCCCTGGTGACCGGGGGTCTCCTGGTGGTGGTCGGTTTCCTCATGATCACCAACCTGTTCGCGTCGCTGGCCGGGTTGATCCCCGTGTTTGGAATCTAG
- a CDS encoding tetratricopeptide repeat protein, with the protein MKSKGRTFTREDLESFLSTAPDQLKDWAQQQLAQFDEAHQETPEDGDDDGVDPSDLLPEGEEDEDDAEADTPKVSALERRAGVSRLNLVLVTLLAAALVVIVQMAGRPQPEPTTAMPSNHPSVNASSLAAMDQAQKLDKDREAELKAQIEADPTNVEARLKLGTLYYNAALYPEVIPQLQSVLDQDPDNLDALLGIGAAEYKTNQYDAAEKHWLRITELAPQRVEPWYSLGFLYMARTPADPARAREAWKKVIEIDPGSNMAKEVTTHLNSLATPTAATSSGS; encoded by the coding sequence GCTCAAGGACTGGGCGCAGCAACAGCTCGCCCAGTTCGACGAGGCCCACCAGGAGACCCCGGAGGACGGGGATGATGACGGCGTGGACCCGTCGGACCTCCTGCCGGAGGGTGAGGAGGACGAGGACGACGCCGAGGCGGACACCCCCAAGGTCTCGGCCCTGGAACGTCGGGCGGGGGTCTCGCGCCTCAACCTGGTGCTAGTTACCCTCCTGGCGGCCGCTCTCGTCGTCATCGTCCAGATGGCCGGGCGTCCCCAACCGGAACCGACCACAGCGATGCCGAGCAACCACCCGTCCGTCAACGCATCCTCCCTGGCCGCGATGGATCAGGCACAGAAACTCGACAAGGACCGCGAGGCCGAACTCAAGGCCCAGATCGAGGCCGACCCGACCAATGTCGAGGCCCGGTTGAAGTTGGGCACCCTCTACTACAACGCCGCCCTGTACCCAGAAGTGATTCCACAGCTGCAGTCCGTCCTCGACCAGGACCCCGACAACCTGGACGCGCTCCTCGGCATCGGAGCGGCGGAGTACAAGACCAACCAGTACGACGCCGCCGAGAAGCACTGGCTGCGCATCACCGAACTGGCCCCGCAACGCGTGGAGCCCTGGTACAGCCTCGGCTTCCTGTACATGGCACGCACCCCTGCCGACCCGGCGCGGGCCCGGGAGGCCTGGAAAAAGGTGATCGAGATCGATCCGGGCTCGAACATGGCCAAGGAGGTCACCACCCATCTCAACTCCTTGGCCACTCCCACGGCGGCCACGAGCTCCGGGAGCTGA